A DNA window from Streptomyces sp. CA-278952 contains the following coding sequences:
- a CDS encoding TIGR03842 family LLM class F420-dependent oxidoreductase produces MDFGLVLQTDPPASAVVGLMRRAERNGFRYGWTFDSAVLWQEPFVIYSRILEHTEKLTVGPMVTNPGTRTWEVTASTFATLNDMYGNRTVCGIGRGDSAMRVAGRAPNTLARLGEAIDVIRDLAEGREATVDGQPLRIPWVKDGKLPVWMAAYGPKALALAGQKADGFILQLADPFLTEWMIKAVRDAASDAGRDPDSVTICVAAPAYVGDDLDHAREQCRWFGGMVGNHVADLVARYGEHSGLVPEALTAYIAGRSGYDYSHHGRSGNPDTAFVPDEIVDRFCLLGPAEAHIEKLRALRDMGVDQFALYNMHDARETTIDAYGAEIIPALTA; encoded by the coding sequence ATGGACTTCGGACTCGTCCTCCAGACGGACCCGCCCGCCTCCGCCGTCGTCGGCCTGATGCGGCGCGCCGAGCGCAACGGCTTCCGCTACGGCTGGACCTTCGACTCGGCGGTGCTCTGGCAGGAGCCGTTCGTCATCTACAGCCGCATCCTGGAACACACGGAGAAGCTGACCGTGGGCCCGATGGTCACCAACCCCGGCACCCGCACCTGGGAGGTGACCGCCTCCACCTTCGCCACCCTCAACGACATGTACGGCAACCGCACCGTCTGCGGCATCGGGCGCGGCGACTCCGCGATGCGCGTCGCGGGCCGCGCTCCCAACACCCTGGCCCGGCTCGGCGAGGCCATCGACGTCATCCGGGACCTCGCGGAGGGCCGGGAGGCGACGGTCGACGGGCAGCCGCTCCGGATCCCCTGGGTGAAGGACGGGAAGCTGCCGGTGTGGATGGCGGCGTACGGACCCAAGGCCCTGGCCCTGGCGGGGCAGAAGGCCGACGGCTTCATCCTCCAGCTCGCCGACCCCTTCCTCACCGAGTGGATGATCAAGGCGGTACGGGACGCGGCCTCCGACGCCGGACGGGACCCGGACTCCGTCACCATCTGCGTCGCCGCCCCCGCCTACGTCGGCGACGACCTCGACCACGCCCGGGAGCAGTGCCGCTGGTTCGGCGGGATGGTCGGCAACCACGTGGCCGACCTGGTCGCCCGCTACGGCGAGCACTCCGGCCTGGTGCCGGAAGCGCTCACCGCGTACATCGCCGGACGCTCCGGCTACGACTACAGCCACCACGGGCGCAGCGGCAACCCGGACACCGCCTTCGTCCCGGACGAGATCGTCGACCGGTTCTGTCTGCTCGGTCCCGCCGAGGCGCACATCGAGAAGCTCCGGGCGCTGCGGGACATGGGCGTCGACCAGTTCGCGCTGTACAACATGCACGACGCCCGGGAGACGACCATCGACGCCTACGGGGCCGAGATCATCCCGGCCCTCACCGCGTGA